The following proteins come from a genomic window of Nothobranchius furzeri strain GRZ-AD chromosome 1, NfurGRZ-RIMD1, whole genome shotgun sequence:
- the ubl3b gene encoding ubiquitin-like protein 3b, producing MTTQKDHDVVPLRLILVSGKTQDFTFSPNDSATDIAKHVFDNWPAGWEEEQVSSPSILRLIFQGRFLHGNVTLGALKLPPGRTTVMHLVARETLPEPNSYGQRNREKTTESNCCLLL from the exons AGAAGGATCATGATGTG GTGCCTCTTCGCCTCATCCTGGTCAGTGGCAAAACACAAGACTTCACTTTCTCCCCAAACGACTCGGCCACAGATATCGCCAAACATGTGTTTGACAACTGGCCAGCAG GTTGGGAGGAGGAGCAGGTGAGCAGTCCCAGTATACTGCGCCTCATCTTCCAGGGACGCTTCCTCCACGGCAACGTTACCCTGGGAG CTCTGAAACTGCCTCCGGGTCGAACTACCGTCATGCACTTGGTGGCCAGAGAGACTCTTCCAGAGCCCAACTCTTATG GTCAAAGGAACAGAGAAAAAACCACAGAGAGCAACTGCTGCCTCCTCCTGTAA